From Vagococcus jeotgali, one genomic window encodes:
- a CDS encoding WxL domain-containing protein, with the protein MPTDPTGPPKPIEPGDPAEGWEVKAADSPFKEVNGTAELRGTQLLLSDSYIVNLSDKTTSIPAPTVPSTQPIDLLSVNDGIPIFKAAPNAGAGTWTLAWGAEDDSLTYQQDKGVQLVVPISAQPKANAVYKSNITWTLTSKVLN; encoded by the coding sequence GTGCCAACAGATCCAACAGGGCCGCCAAAACCAATTGAACCAGGAGATCCTGCTGAAGGTTGGGAAGTAAAAGCAGCAGATTCACCTTTTAAAGAAGTTAACGGGACGGCAGAATTACGTGGGACACAACTGCTATTAAGTGATTCGTATATTGTGAATTTATCTGATAAAACGACAAGCATTCCAGCGCCGACAGTACCTAGCACACAACCTATTGACTTACTCTCAGTTAATGATGGTATTCCGATTTTTAAGGCTGCACCAAATGCTGGTGCGGGAACTTGGACACTAGCGTGGGGAGCTGAAGATGATAGTTTGACTTATCAACAAGATAAAGGTGTTCAATTGGTTGTTCCTATTAGTGCTCAGCCAAAAGCTAATGCTGTGTACAAATCTAATATAACTTGGACTTTGACTAGTAAAGTACTAAATTAG
- a CDS encoding DUF916 and DUF3324 domain-containing protein: MKYFIRKLAYIVILIISFFSLGMSVVAEKLNFPVSPITSNSQRHDIKSYFDLRVKPGNKEILQVELENHSDKDMIILANANTVVTNDNITADYSQHDPEINHTLKHSFSDMAQVKPEIPLKAREKRVIDIPVDVPSEPFNDIILGGLEFQQKPTEDMDLDTGSLLIENNFAFVIGVRLSENDDKVPVKIDLLNVRAGQRNYRNTVLVTFENPEPRILPDVEIESFIYSEKDVEEALYYDKIEHADIAPNSSFDYGISLNNDTYKPGKYILKTMV; encoded by the coding sequence ATGAAATATTTTATACGAAAGCTTGCCTATATTGTGATACTTATTATTAGTTTCTTTAGTTTAGGCATGAGTGTTGTGGCAGAAAAACTTAATTTTCCTGTTTCACCGATTACATCTAATAGTCAGCGTCATGATATTAAAAGTTACTTTGATTTACGTGTAAAACCTGGAAACAAGGAAATTTTACAAGTTGAGTTAGAAAATCATTCTGATAAGGATATGATTATTTTAGCTAATGCTAATACCGTTGTGACCAATGACAATATAACAGCTGATTATAGTCAGCATGACCCAGAGATAAATCATACTTTAAAGCATTCTTTTAGTGATATGGCACAAGTTAAACCAGAGATTCCTCTAAAGGCTAGAGAAAAGAGAGTAATCGATATTCCAGTTGATGTGCCAAGTGAACCTTTTAATGATATCATTTTAGGTGGCTTAGAGTTTCAGCAAAAACCCACAGAAGACATGGATTTAGATACTGGTAGTCTATTGATTGAAAATAATTTCGCCTTTGTGATAGGGGTGCGTTTGTCTGAAAATGATGACAAGGTGCCAGTGAAAATTGATCTATTAAATGTCAGGGCCGGACAGCGTAATTATCGTAACACAGTGCTTGTGACATTTGAAAATCCAGAACCACGTATTTTACCTGATGTAGAAATTGAATCTTTTATTTATTCAGAAAAAGATGTGGAAGAGGCGTTATATTACGATAAGATTGAGCATGCTGATATTGCACCTAACTCTTCTTTTGATTACGGGATTTCTTTAAACAATGACACTTATAAACCTGGAAAGTATATATTAAAGACCATGGTATAG
- the rnc gene encoding ribonuclease III, which produces MNELTGLLKEKYQIIFKDISLLEQAFTHSSYVNEHRQLALTDNERLEFLGDAVLELIISKYLYSHFADLSEGKLTKLRATIVREDSLAMFAKDCQFDKYIRLGKGEENSNGRDRSSLLCDLFEAFLGALYLDQGVEKTKEFINQVIIPKIETGAFSHEMDHKTALQEVLQKNGDILIEYHLIKEEGPAHARIFHVEVSGGGTVLGEGSGKSKKIAEQSAAQIALNNILSADA; this is translated from the coding sequence ATGAACGAGTTAACAGGGTTATTAAAAGAGAAGTATCAAATTATATTCAAAGATATTAGTTTATTGGAGCAAGCTTTCACCCATTCATCCTATGTGAATGAGCATCGACAATTAGCTTTAACAGATAATGAACGTTTGGAATTTTTAGGAGATGCTGTTTTGGAATTAATTATTTCAAAATATCTATACAGCCATTTTGCTGACTTATCTGAGGGAAAGCTAACGAAGTTAAGAGCGACAATTGTTCGTGAAGATAGTTTAGCGATGTTTGCCAAAGATTGTCAATTTGATAAATATATTCGTTTAGGTAAGGGAGAGGAAAATTCAAATGGACGTGACCGTTCATCACTTTTATGTGACTTATTTGAAGCTTTTTTAGGAGCCCTTTATCTAGATCAAGGGGTAGAAAAAACCAAAGAATTTATTAATCAAGTGATCATTCCAAAAATCGAAACAGGTGCTTTTTCACATGAGATGGATCATAAAACTGCCTTGCAAGAGGTTCTTCAAAAAAATGGTGATATTTTAATTGAGTATCATTTGATTAAAGAAGAAGGGCCAGCTCACGCACGCATTTTCCATGTGGAAGTTAGTGGTGGTGGGACTGTTTTAGGTGAAGGGTCTGGTAAATCTAAAAAAATTGCCGAGCAAAGTGCAGCTCAGATAGCTCTTAATAATATTTTGTCAGCAGATGCTTAG
- the smc gene encoding chromosome segregation protein SMC: MYLKRLEIAGFKSFADRTVIEFNQGLTAVVGPNGSGKSNVTEAIRWVLGEQSAKNLRGGKMPDVIFAGSSSRSPLNLAEVTLVLDNEDKFLPIDYTEVSITRRLTRSGDSDFFINKQRCRLKDIVSLFMDSGLGRDSFSIISQGKVEAIFNSKPEDRRAIFEEAAGVLKYKNRKKEAQRRLGETSENLSRIQDIIYELDVQLTPLKEQSDVAFKYSELKERLTTLDVSMTITNIKKIKEQWEKSKDEMNFVLAELENKRVNMSHCEKNLAVLKHDRDVLEKSLDHSQQQLLEVVTQYEKCEADIKILEEKQRFKSQTAASRKEMFKELATDRQILIKEIKTLEDLKVELKSIESASQKKIKDVSAKVTQYSKSTKEQLEDMRRDYVDVMQQQTQVNNDLKHLEKQYHQETHQKTSEVSDYDDVAQEIANLEASYTDLETTYQEKQANVVSLVEQFQAKKILFKEYKQKETQLNNQLMEAMRILQQGQAKQKSLKDLQESYAGFYQGVKGILQAKDQLPGIIGVVAELIKIPGKYQTAIETALGASVQHIIVSNDKSAREAISYLKQHRLGRATFLPLTTIKARQVRQDILDVSQHVPGFLGVASDLVTCEPKVEPIIKNLLGVTLVTDSLDSANQLAKKINFQYRVVSLDGDVMNPGGSMTGGASKKGQSMHWFSQSKELQDIEKQLSQMSTLYEQKQKDVAALTLTLTQLEVELEQLREDVSAARLAEQELASNLQMMNQDLTQKQKEQRIKEYEQKELHHFLERYTKEKAQYEQEQKILEKKRQQLDEKMGQADLLETQNRVILESARSELSQLESELAVTKEKVRQNLVSLEDKTKQLNLLNQKEIEFSTQATTEAKESDQFDSLKEELMRTMSEWVKKREAIEADIFGKRENRETLSEEIRVEESVMESLAKDIAELTNQQTKFEIKQSRLDSILDNKLAYLQEEYHLTYEAGKEIATTVEDAEVAGQEIGMLKTKITQLGPINVTATAQYQEVKERYDFLVEQQTDLNQAKSELVSTMEEMDELVIKQFYDVFCDIREEFKEVFPKMFGGGHADLILTDELDLLHTGIDIVAQPPGKKLQQLSLLSGGERALTAIALLFAIIQARPVPFCILDEVEAALDEANVTRFGQYLRQFEDDTQFIVITHRKGTMEAADMLYGITMQESGVSKIVSVHLEELESESTSVN; the protein is encoded by the coding sequence GTGTATTTAAAACGATTGGAAATAGCAGGCTTTAAGTCTTTTGCTGATCGAACAGTGATTGAATTTAATCAAGGTTTAACTGCTGTTGTAGGGCCTAATGGAAGTGGAAAAAGTAATGTAACAGAAGCAATCAGATGGGTGTTAGGGGAGCAGTCAGCAAAGAATTTACGTGGGGGAAAGATGCCAGACGTGATTTTTGCTGGCTCTTCTTCACGTTCTCCTCTAAATTTAGCAGAAGTGACACTAGTTCTTGATAACGAGGACAAATTTTTACCAATTGATTACACAGAAGTCAGTATCACAAGACGTTTGACTAGAAGTGGCGATAGTGACTTTTTTATTAATAAACAACGGTGCCGCTTAAAAGATATTGTGAGCTTGTTTATGGATTCTGGTTTGGGACGAGATTCATTTTCGATTATCTCCCAAGGTAAAGTCGAAGCTATCTTTAACAGTAAGCCAGAAGATAGACGAGCTATTTTTGAAGAAGCTGCAGGAGTTTTAAAGTATAAAAATCGCAAAAAAGAAGCTCAGAGACGTCTAGGGGAAACTAGTGAGAATTTGAGTCGTATTCAAGATATTATTTATGAATTAGACGTACAACTGACGCCTTTAAAAGAGCAAAGTGATGTGGCGTTTAAGTACTCAGAGTTAAAAGAGAGGCTAACAACTCTTGATGTGAGTATGACTATTACAAACATAAAAAAAATCAAAGAGCAGTGGGAAAAATCAAAAGATGAGATGAACTTTGTATTAGCTGAATTAGAAAATAAAAGAGTTAATATGAGTCATTGTGAAAAGAATTTAGCTGTGCTTAAACATGATAGAGATGTTCTTGAGAAAAGCTTAGACCACAGCCAACAACAGCTGTTAGAAGTTGTGACGCAATATGAAAAATGTGAAGCTGATATAAAAATTTTAGAAGAAAAACAACGATTTAAGTCTCAAACAGCTGCCTCAAGAAAAGAGATGTTCAAAGAATTAGCCACAGATAGACAAATTTTAATCAAAGAAATTAAGACATTAGAAGATTTAAAAGTAGAGTTGAAGTCTATTGAATCAGCTAGTCAAAAAAAGATTAAAGATGTGTCTGCTAAAGTCACGCAATATAGTAAGTCTACTAAAGAACAACTTGAAGATATGCGCCGTGACTATGTTGATGTGATGCAACAACAAACTCAAGTTAATAACGATCTAAAGCATTTAGAAAAGCAGTATCATCAAGAAACTCATCAAAAAACAAGTGAAGTGAGCGATTATGATGATGTCGCTCAGGAAATAGCTAATCTAGAAGCCTCATATACTGACTTAGAGACAACTTATCAAGAAAAACAGGCTAATGTTGTGAGTCTTGTCGAGCAATTTCAAGCAAAAAAGATTCTCTTTAAAGAATATAAACAAAAAGAGACTCAATTAAATAACCAATTAATGGAAGCTATGCGTATATTACAACAAGGTCAAGCTAAACAAAAGAGCTTAAAAGATTTGCAAGAAAGTTATGCAGGATTTTATCAAGGGGTTAAAGGAATACTACAAGCAAAAGATCAATTACCTGGCATTATTGGTGTTGTAGCAGAGTTAATTAAGATACCAGGGAAGTATCAAACAGCTATTGAAACGGCATTAGGTGCTTCTGTTCAGCATATTATTGTCTCAAATGACAAAAGTGCAAGGGAGGCAATTTCATACCTTAAACAACATCGTCTAGGAAGAGCAACATTTCTACCTTTAACAACGATTAAAGCTAGACAGGTGAGACAAGATATTCTAGATGTGTCCCAGCATGTACCTGGATTTTTAGGAGTAGCAAGTGATTTAGTGACTTGTGAGCCTAAAGTAGAGCCTATTATTAAAAACTTACTAGGGGTGACACTTGTCACTGATAGTTTAGATTCTGCTAATCAGCTAGCTAAAAAAATTAATTTTCAGTATCGTGTCGTGTCCTTAGATGGAGACGTTATGAATCCTGGTGGTTCTATGACTGGTGGGGCAAGTAAAAAAGGCCAATCTATGCACTGGTTTTCTCAATCTAAAGAGCTACAAGATATTGAGAAACAGCTAAGTCAAATGTCAACCTTATATGAGCAAAAACAAAAAGACGTAGCAGCACTTACGTTGACTTTAACACAATTAGAAGTAGAGCTTGAGCAGCTAAGAGAAGACGTATCTGCTGCTAGATTAGCAGAGCAAGAACTAGCTAGTAATCTGCAAATGATGAATCAAGATTTAACTCAAAAACAAAAAGAACAAAGAATTAAAGAGTATGAGCAAAAAGAACTCCATCATTTTCTAGAGCGCTATACTAAAGAAAAAGCTCAGTATGAACAAGAGCAAAAGATATTAGAGAAAAAACGTCAGCAGTTAGATGAGAAAATGGGACAAGCAGATTTACTTGAAACACAAAACAGAGTGATACTAGAATCAGCAAGAAGTGAGTTGTCTCAGTTGGAGTCAGAACTGGCAGTCACTAAAGAGAAGGTTCGTCAAAATCTAGTTAGTTTAGAGGATAAAACCAAACAGCTAAATCTGCTTAACCAAAAAGAAATTGAATTTAGTACCCAAGCAACTACTGAAGCTAAAGAAAGTGATCAGTTTGACTCATTAAAAGAAGAATTGATGAGGACGATGAGTGAGTGGGTAAAAAAACGAGAAGCCATTGAAGCAGACATTTTTGGAAAACGAGAAAACAGAGAAACCTTATCTGAAGAAATTCGTGTGGAAGAAAGTGTGATGGAAAGCTTAGCTAAAGACATTGCAGAACTTACAAATCAACAGACAAAATTTGAAATTAAGCAGAGTAGGTTAGATAGTATATTAGATAATAAACTAGCTTATTTACAAGAAGAATACCATCTAACTTATGAAGCGGGTAAAGAAATAGCTACTACTGTTGAGGATGCTGAAGTAGCGGGGCAAGAGATTGGTATGTTAAAAACTAAAATCACTCAATTAGGTCCAATTAATGTGACTGCCACAGCCCAGTACCAAGAAGTCAAAGAACGATATGACTTCCTAGTCGAACAACAAACAGACTTAAACCAGGCTAAAAGTGAGCTGGTGAGTACCATGGAAGAGATGGATGAGTTAGTTATTAAGCAGTTTTATGATGTGTTTTGTGATATTAGAGAAGAGTTTAAAGAAGTATTTCCTAAAATGTTTGGAGGAGGTCATGCTGATTTGATTTTAACAGATGAGTTGGATTTACTTCATACAGGAATTGACATTGTGGCCCAACCTCCAGGGAAAAAATTACAACAGCTAAGTTTACTTTCAGGAGGAGAAAGAGCCTTAACTGCTATAGCATTATTATTTGCTATTATTCAAGCAAGGCCAGTACCATTTTGTATTTTAGATGAGGTTGAAGCAGCTCTTGATGAAGCTAACGTCACAAGGTTTGGTCAGTATTTACGTCAGTTTGAAGATGATACGCAGTTTATTGTGATTACTCACAGAAAAGGAACGATGGAAGCTGCTGATATGTTATATGGTATTACGATGCAAGAGTCAGGTGTGTCAAAAATTGTATCAGTTCATTTAGAAGAATTAGAATCAGAGAGTACATCGGTTAACTAG
- a CDS encoding Cof-type HAD-IIB family hydrolase, translating into MIKLIAIDLDGTLLRDDKTISNRNKKVLQQAKEQGVKVVICTGRPLFAIKGFLERLELEDAGDYSITFNGSSVQKNDTGETLLAHSLSFEEVLFAYEEVTKLGLPLDIISGDTVIHLPAPKGRESIYEGMNPLLKVENTTIEELDPNRMFNKMVVAADQDYLDEKIAVMPEIMLRTFNLMKSRDDLLEVIHKEASKARGIHELAEYLGIKQEEVMAIGDEGNDASMIEYAGVGVVMENGNPLLKQMAQFITKSNQEDGVAYAVEQLVLTKEEG; encoded by the coding sequence ATGATTAAATTAATAGCCATTGATTTAGATGGGACACTACTAAGAGATGACAAAACGATTTCAAATCGTAATAAGAAAGTACTACAACAAGCTAAAGAACAGGGTGTGAAAGTTGTTATCTGTACTGGTCGTCCGCTTTTTGCGATTAAAGGTTTTTTAGAAAGACTAGAGCTTGAAGATGCGGGAGATTATAGTATCACTTTTAATGGCAGTTCTGTTCAAAAAAATGATACAGGAGAAACGCTACTAGCTCACTCTCTATCCTTTGAGGAAGTGTTATTTGCTTATGAGGAAGTAACAAAACTGGGGCTACCTCTTGATATTATTTCAGGAGATACGGTGATTCACTTGCCTGCTCCAAAGGGGAGAGAATCGATTTATGAAGGGATGAATCCCTTACTTAAAGTCGAAAATACCACAATCGAAGAATTAGATCCAAATAGGATGTTTAATAAAATGGTAGTAGCAGCTGATCAGGACTATTTAGATGAAAAAATCGCTGTGATGCCAGAAATCATGCTAAGAACCTTTAATTTAATGAAATCAAGAGATGATTTGTTAGAAGTGATTCATAAAGAAGCTAGTAAAGCTCGTGGCATTCATGAGTTGGCTGAGTACTTGGGCATTAAGCAAGAAGAAGTGATGGCCATTGGTGATGAGGGCAATGATGCTTCCATGATTGAGTATGCCGGTGTTGGTGTGGTTATGGAAAATGGTAATCCTCTATTAAAACAAATGGCTCAATTTATTACAAAAAGTAATCAAGAAGATGGTGTAGCATACGCCGTTGAACAACTAGTACTAACTAAAGAGGAGGGGTAA
- the ftsY gene encoding signal recognition particle-docking protein FtsY: MQDKKVATKVGVVAEKKLVTEAKTVEVSTEKSVTEFIDEEAKEIEETPEVDDDAIEEVKEVVQDSPEETIEKYDKGLEKSRKTFGQFMNNLFSNFRMVDDEFFEELEESLISADVGFDIAMRISDELQEEVKLKNVKKQRDVQETIVEKLVEIYESEGVNEVNHLNIQPDGPTIMLFVGVNGVGKTTSIGKLALRYKQQGKKVLLAAADTFRAGAIDQLVVWGERAGVDVVHHKAGSDPAAVVFDAVDKTKKENYDVLLVDTAGRLQNKVNLMKELEKMKRVIEREYPSAPHEVLLVVDATTGQNALVQAKEFKNTTDVTGIVLTKLDGTAKGGIVLAIRNELHLPVKLVGLGEKITDLADFDPNQFVYGLFKELMENYE; this comes from the coding sequence ATGCAAGATAAAAAGGTAGCTACTAAAGTAGGGGTTGTGGCTGAAAAGAAGTTAGTTACAGAAGCTAAAACAGTTGAAGTTAGTACGGAAAAAAGTGTCACAGAGTTTATTGATGAAGAAGCTAAAGAAATTGAAGAAACACCAGAAGTTGATGATGATGCTATTGAAGAAGTCAAAGAGGTCGTTCAAGACTCACCTGAGGAAACCATTGAAAAATATGATAAAGGGTTAGAAAAGTCTAGAAAAACCTTTGGACAATTCATGAATAACCTCTTCTCAAACTTTAGAATGGTTGATGATGAGTTTTTTGAAGAGCTAGAAGAGTCGCTTATCTCAGCTGATGTTGGTTTTGATATAGCTATGCGTATTTCTGACGAGTTACAAGAAGAAGTAAAACTGAAAAATGTGAAAAAACAGCGTGACGTGCAAGAAACGATTGTTGAAAAGCTGGTTGAAATATATGAATCCGAAGGGGTTAATGAGGTTAATCACTTAAATATTCAACCAGATGGTCCAACTATTATGTTATTTGTTGGGGTTAATGGTGTTGGAAAAACGACAAGTATTGGGAAATTAGCTCTGAGATACAAACAACAAGGTAAAAAAGTCTTATTAGCAGCTGCAGATACGTTTAGAGCTGGTGCTATTGATCAATTGGTTGTGTGGGGCGAGCGAGCTGGAGTTGATGTGGTTCATCATAAAGCTGGAAGTGATCCAGCTGCTGTCGTCTTTGATGCTGTTGATAAAACAAAAAAAGAAAATTATGACGTGTTACTTGTGGATACAGCAGGACGCTTGCAAAACAAAGTTAACTTGATGAAAGAATTAGAAAAAATGAAACGTGTTATCGAGCGTGAGTATCCATCAGCACCTCACGAAGTACTACTTGTTGTGGATGCAACAACAGGACAAAATGCTTTAGTTCAGGCGAAAGAGTTTAAAAACACAACTGACGTGACAGGGATTGTCTTAACAAAACTAGACGGGACTGCTAAAGGTGGGATTGTGTTAGCTATTCGAAATGAACTACACCTTCCTGTTAAGCTAGTTGGCTTAGGTGAGAAAATCACAGACTTAGCTGATTTTGATCCAAATCAATTTGTTTATGGGTTGTTTAAGGAATTAATGGAAAATTACGAATAG
- the tnpA gene encoding IS200/IS605 family transposase, producing MKKDNQSLSHTTWKCKYHIVFAPKYRRQIIYGKYKKSIGEILRDLCERKGVEIIEANACKDHIHILVSIPLKLSVSSFIEYLKGKSSLMIFDRHAELKYRYGNRKFWCRGYYVDTVGRNKKQIEEYIRNQIQEDYVADQLTLFEEYDPFTGEKNKKN from the coding sequence ATGAAAAAGGACAATCAAAGTTTATCACACACAACATGGAAATGTAAGTATCACATAGTTTTTGCTCCTAAATATAGACGCCAAATAATTTATGGAAAGTACAAAAAAAGCATAGGAGAAATATTACGAGATCTATGTGAAAGAAAAGGTGTTGAAATTATTGAAGCGAATGCTTGTAAAGATCATATCCATATATTAGTAAGTATACCACTTAAACTAAGTGTTTCTAGTTTTATAGAGTATTTAAAAGGTAAAAGTAGTTTAATGATTTTTGATAGGCATGCAGAATTGAAATATCGTTATGGGAACAGAAAATTTTGGTGTCGAGGTTATTATGTAGACACAGTTGGTAGAAATAAAAAACAAATTGAAGAATACATAAGAAATCAAATTCAAGAAGATTATGTAGCAGATCAACTTACGTTATTTGAAGAGTATGATCCATTTACAGGAGAAAAAAACAAAAAGAATTGA
- a CDS encoding DeoR/GlpR family DNA-binding transcription regulator: protein MLTEERQAEILKQLQVKKVVKVRDLIKELDVSESTIRRDLQEMEEAGLLVRIHGGAKQIVKLEPELTMAEKSVKNTHEKREIAQFASEFVQEGEYIYLDAGTTTLEMLPYLKGKNIHLITNSVKHALLGTELGITTTIIGGQIRGKTTASVSQEGVYQLEGYFFDRVFMGVNGIHPVHGYTTADSSEASMKKAAISQTQHVYFLADATKFDKLNFAQIARIETGTLVTNKLNIEQKETYENLTIVRESDL from the coding sequence ATGTTAACAGAAGAAAGACAAGCAGAGATTTTAAAACAATTACAGGTTAAAAAAGTCGTTAAAGTAAGAGATTTAATCAAGGAACTTGATGTCTCAGAATCGACAATCAGACGTGACTTACAAGAGATGGAAGAGGCTGGGTTATTAGTTAGAATTCATGGTGGTGCTAAACAAATCGTCAAATTAGAACCGGAATTGACTATGGCAGAAAAATCAGTCAAAAACACTCATGAAAAACGAGAGATTGCCCAATTTGCATCTGAATTCGTTCAAGAAGGGGAGTATATTTATTTAGATGCAGGAACGACGACACTTGAAATGTTACCGTATCTAAAGGGGAAAAACATTCATCTGATTACAAATTCTGTGAAGCATGCACTACTTGGGACGGAGTTAGGTATAACTACAACGATTATAGGAGGACAGATTAGAGGTAAAACGACAGCATCTGTCAGTCAAGAAGGAGTTTATCAGTTAGAGGGGTATTTTTTTGATAGAGTCTTTATGGGAGTGAATGGCATTCACCCAGTTCATGGGTATACCACAGCTGATTCATCAGAAGCGAGTATGAAAAAAGCAGCTATCAGTCAAACACAGCATGTTTATTTTTTAGCCGATGCAACAAAATTTGATAAATTAAACTTTGCCCAAATTGCACGTATTGAAACAGGAACACTAGTGACAAATAAATTAAATATAGAGCAAAAAGAAACCTATGAGAACTTAACAATAGTAAGGGAGAGTGACTTATGA
- the pfkB gene encoding 1-phosphofructokinase: protein MIYTVTLNPAIDYVIEVPDFKEGQLNKTNKELSFPGGKGINVSRVLHELGVSSKNLGFIGGFTGQFIASELEHLGLCQDFITVDGDTRINIKLKSEAETEINGLGPVITKEDTLALIQKIEELTQSDWLVLSGSLPTGIDKDIYTKLAQIADDKHIPFVVDISDKSLFDILKYQPMLVKPNEHELAELFDTTFTSFDDLVVHGKKLLAMGAKNVLITMGKDGAILINEVGTYQVDGLKGTLINSVGSGDSVVAGFISQLSQGKNTLLALRYGIASGSATAFNQDLAILVDIERLLDQVVIKVIEEN from the coding sequence ATGATTTACACAGTAACACTAAATCCGGCCATTGATTATGTGATAGAGGTACCGGATTTTAAAGAAGGACAGTTAAATAAAACAAACAAAGAACTAAGTTTTCCTGGTGGGAAGGGGATTAATGTTTCACGAGTGTTACATGAATTAGGTGTGTCTTCTAAGAACTTAGGATTTATTGGGGGTTTCACTGGTCAATTTATTGCAAGTGAGTTAGAGCATTTAGGTTTGTGTCAAGATTTTATTACAGTAGATGGGGACACACGTATTAATATTAAACTAAAATCTGAAGCAGAAACAGAAATTAATGGGTTAGGTCCTGTGATTACAAAAGAAGATACATTAGCTTTAATTCAAAAAATTGAGGAGTTAACTCAAAGTGATTGGTTAGTCCTCTCAGGCAGTTTACCGACTGGTATAGACAAAGATATTTATACAAAGTTAGCTCAGATAGCTGATGATAAGCATATTCCCTTTGTTGTAGATATTAGTGATAAGAGTTTATTTGATATTTTAAAATACCAACCCATGTTAGTAAAACCTAATGAGCACGAGTTAGCTGAGCTTTTTGATACAACGTTTACTAGCTTCGATGATTTAGTAGTTCATGGGAAAAAACTGTTAGCAATGGGCGCTAAAAATGTTTTAATCACTATGGGTAAAGATGGGGCTATTTTAATCAATGAAGTAGGTACCTACCAAGTTGATGGGCTAAAAGGTACATTAATTAATTCTGTCGGTTCAGGGGATTCTGTTGTAGCAGGATTTATTAGTCAGTTATCTCAAGGTAAAAATACCTTATTAGCTTTAAGATATGGTATCGCCTCAGGAAGTGCCACAGCCTTTAACCAAGATTTAGCAATTTTAGTAGATATTGAAAGATTATTAGATCAAGTTGTCATTAAAGTTATAGAAGAAAACTAG